A window from Desulfovermiculus halophilus DSM 18834 encodes these proteins:
- a CDS encoding ComEA family DNA-binding protein codes for MTRHLSCIACCFLLLAFFVFASPLQAEDQDPININAASVEVLTELDGVGQTLAERIVAYREENPFDSPQEITEVKGIGQKTYADIQAEITVE; via the coding sequence ATGACCCGACACCTTTCCTGCATTGCGTGCTGTTTTCTGCTCCTGGCTTTTTTTGTCTTCGCTTCCCCTCTGCAGGCAGAAGACCAGGACCCAATCAACATTAATGCCGCATCCGTGGAGGTCCTGACCGAGCTGGACGGAGTGGGCCAAACCCTGGCTGAACGGATTGTGGCCTACCGGGAAGAGAATCCCTTTGACTCCCCTCAAGAAATCACGGAGGTCAAGGGGATCGGGCAGAAAACCTATGCAGACATCCAAGCCGAGATCACAGTAGAATAA